The DNA sequence TGTTTCTGATGCATGCCTTGTTTGGGCGCAACTCGACGGGCGGCGGTTTTGGCCTGCTGGTCAAGCAGTTGCACTCGGTGGGCGTGATGTCCCTGGTGATCATCGTGGTCTCAGGGATCTTCATCGGTATGGTGCTGGCGCTGCAGGGCTTCAGTATTTTGTCCAGCTACGGTTCGGAGCAGGCGGTCGGGCAGATGGTCGCGCTGACGTTGCTGCGCGAACTCGGGCCGGTGGTGACTGCGCTGCTGTTTGCCGGGCGTGCCGGTTCGGCGCTGACGGCCGAAATCGGTAACATGAAGTCCACCGAGCAGTTGTCGAGCCTGGAAATGATCGGGGTCGACCCGCTTAAGTACATCGTTGCCCCGCGCCTGTGGGCTGGCTTCATTTCCCTGCCTGTGCTGGCAATCATTTTCAGCGTCGTGGGGATCTGGGGTGGCTCATGGGTGGCCGTCGACTGGCTGGGGGTCTATGAAGGTTCCTACTGGTCCAACATGCAGAACAGCGTCGACTTTCTCGACGATGTGCTCAACGGCGTTATTAAAAGTGCCGTATTCGCTTTCGTGGTGACTTGGATCGCCGTGTTTCAAGGCTATGACTGTGAGCCCACGTCAGAGGGGATCAGCCGTGCCACAACCAAGACCGTGGTGTACGCCTCGCTGGCGGTCCTGGGCCTTGACTTTATTCTGACCGCCTTGATGTTTGGAGATTTCTGATGCAAAACCGCACCCTGGAAATCGGTGTCGGCCTTTTCTTGCTGGCTGGCATCCTGGCTTTGCTGCTGCTGGCCCTGCGAGTCAGTGGCCTGGCGCCGACGGCAAGCACCGATACTTATAAACTTTATGCTTATTTTGACAATATCGCCGGTTTGACGGTCAGAGCCAAGGTGACCATGGCCGGTGTAACCATCGGCAAGGTCACGGCAATCGATCTGGACCGTGACAGTTTCACTGGTCGGGTGACGCTGCAGCTGGAAAAGCGCGTGGATAACCTGCCGACTGATTCCACTGCATCTATCCTCACGGCTGGGTTGCTGGGCGAGAAGTACATCGGTATCAGCGTGGGCGGGGAAGACAAACTGCTCAAGGATGGCGAGACCATCCACGATACGCAGTCTTCGCTGGTGCTCGAGGACCTGATCGGTAAATTCCTGCTCAATACCGTTAGCAAAGACGCCAAATGAGGAGCTTTGAATGATCTCTATCTTGCGACGTGGCCTGTTGGTGTTGCTCGCGACGCTGCCGTTGATGGCTAACGCCGTGGCCGCGCCTTCGGCTCACGAAATCATCCAGGACACCACGAACCGGTTGCTGGCGGATCTTGCCGCCAATAAAGAGAAGTACAAGCAGGACCCTGGTGCGTTCTATGATGCGCTGAACGGTATCGTCGGCCCGGTGGTGGATGCCGACGGCATCTCCAAGAGCATCATGACCGTCAAGTACTCGCGCAAGGCTAGCCCTGCGCAGATGACCCGCTTCCAGGAAAACTTCAAGCGCAGCCTGATGCAGTTCTATGGCAATGCCTTGCTCGAGTACAACAACCAGGGCATCACCGTTTCGCCGGCCAAGGACGAAAGCGGCAGTCGTACCAGCGTCGACATGCAGGTCAAGGGCAGCAATGGCGCGGTCTATCCTGTGTCCTACACACTCGAGAACATCAACGGCGAGTGGAAAGTGCGCAACGTGATCATCAATGGCATCAACATCGGCAAGCTGTTCCGTGATCAGTTCGCCGACGCGATGCAGCGCAATGGCAATGATCTGGACAAGACCATCAACGGTTGGGCCGGTGAAGTGGCCAAGGCCAAGGAAGTGACCGAAGAAGCCAAAGAGAAGCAGGAACAATGATCGAGTCGGTGAGTGAGTCGGCCGTTCGTCTGGGTGAGGCCGGCGAGCTGATGCTCAGCGGCGTGCTGGACTATCGCACCGGCCCGGCCCTGCGCAAGCAGGGCCAGGCGCTGATCAGGTCCGCGAAAGCCGCCGAGCTGGTGATTGACTGCTCGGGCGTCGAGAAGTCCAGCAGTGTCGGTCTGTCGCTGCTGCTGTGCTTTATGCGTGACGCCAAGGCTGCCGGTAAAACGTGGAGCATCCAAGGGATGCCCGAAGACATGCGTGAGATAGCCCAGGTCAGCGAACTGACCGAGCTGCTTGTGCACCCCTGACCCACATCCTTGGAAAAGCCCCCCGTCAGAGTCCTGCTTCGCGGGGTTCGCAGGCGCGGGGCTTTTTTGTATGATGTGCGACCCGCGCGCACAGGGCGCCGATTGAGGTTGAGCATGCAGGCCATAGAAGTGAAGAGCTTCCTCGAAGGAAAGCTGCCCGGAACTGTCATTGAAGTTGAGGGCGAAGGCTGCAACTTTCAGCTGAACGTGATTAGCGATGAACTGGCGGCATTAAGCCCAGTCAAGCGTCAGCAGAGCATCTATGCCCATTTGAACCCGTGGATCGCCGATGGCAGCATCCATGCGGTCACTATGAAATTTTTCAGCAGCGCGGCCTGGGCCGAGCGCACCTGAGCCCAAGGGCGTCGAGATTCTTATGGATAAACTGATTATTACCGGCGGTGTTCGTCTTGATGGCGAAATCCGTATTTCCGGGGCAAAGAACTCCGCCCTGCCGATCCTGGCCGCAACCCTGCTGTGCGATGGCCCGGTCACCGTGGCCAACCTGCCGCACCTGCACGACATCACCACGATGATCGAGCTGTTCGGGCGCATGGGCATTGAGCCGGTGATCGACGAGAAGCTCAGCGTCGAGATCGACCCGCGCACCATCAAGACCCTGATCGCGCCGTACGAGCTGGTGAAAACCATGCGCGCGTCGATCCTGGTGCTGGGCCCGATGGTCGCCCGCTTCGGTGAGGCGGAAGTTGCACTGCCTGGCGGTTGCGCCATTGGCTCGCGTCCGGTGGACCTGCACATTCGTGGCCTGGAAGCCATGGGTGCGGTAATCGACGTCGAAGGCGGCTACATCAAGGCCAAGGCACCTGAAGGTGGCCTGCGTGGTGCGAATTTCTTCTTCGATACTGTCAGCGTGACCGGTACCGAGAACATCATGATGGCCGCTGCACTGGCCAAGGGTCGCAGCGTACTGCAAAACGCCGCGCGCGAGCCGGAAGTGGTCGACCTGGCGAACTTCCTGATCGCCATGGGCGCCAAGATCAGCGGTGCCGGCACCGATACCATCACCATCGATGGTGTCGAGCGTCTGCATTCGGCTACCTACAAAGT is a window from the Pseudomonas brassicacearum genome containing:
- the mlaE gene encoding lipid asymmetry maintenance ABC transporter permease subunit MlaE, translating into MRKKSLIERVRLFGRSGIDVVAILGRSSLFLMHALFGRNSTGGGFGLLVKQLHSVGVMSLVIIVVSGIFIGMVLALQGFSILSSYGSEQAVGQMVALTLLRELGPVVTALLFAGRAGSALTAEIGNMKSTEQLSSLEMIGVDPLKYIVAPRLWAGFISLPVLAIIFSVVGIWGGSWVAVDWLGVYEGSYWSNMQNSVDFLDDVLNGVIKSAVFAFVVTWIAVFQGYDCEPTSEGISRATTKTVVYASLAVLGLDFILTALMFGDF
- the mlaD gene encoding outer membrane lipid asymmetry maintenance protein MlaD translates to MQNRTLEIGVGLFLLAGILALLLLALRVSGLAPTASTDTYKLYAYFDNIAGLTVRAKVTMAGVTIGKVTAIDLDRDSFTGRVTLQLEKRVDNLPTDSTASILTAGLLGEKYIGISVGGEDKLLKDGETIHDTQSSLVLEDLIGKFLLNTVSKDAK
- a CDS encoding MlaC/ttg2D family ABC transporter substrate-binding protein; translation: MISILRRGLLVLLATLPLMANAVAAPSAHEIIQDTTNRLLADLAANKEKYKQDPGAFYDALNGIVGPVVDADGISKSIMTVKYSRKASPAQMTRFQENFKRSLMQFYGNALLEYNNQGITVSPAKDESGSRTSVDMQVKGSNGAVYPVSYTLENINGEWKVRNVIINGINIGKLFRDQFADAMQRNGNDLDKTINGWAGEVAKAKEVTEEAKEKQEQ
- a CDS encoding STAS domain-containing protein — protein: MSESAVRLGEAGELMLSGVLDYRTGPALRKQGQALIRSAKAAELVIDCSGVEKSSSVGLSLLLCFMRDAKAAGKTWSIQGMPEDMREIAQVSELTELLVHP
- a CDS encoding BolA family protein — protein: MQAIEVKSFLEGKLPGTVIEVEGEGCNFQLNVISDELAALSPVKRQQSIYAHLNPWIADGSIHAVTMKFFSSAAWAERT
- the murA gene encoding UDP-N-acetylglucosamine 1-carboxyvinyltransferase, which encodes MDKLIITGGVRLDGEIRISGAKNSALPILAATLLCDGPVTVANLPHLHDITTMIELFGRMGIEPVIDEKLSVEIDPRTIKTLIAPYELVKTMRASILVLGPMVARFGEAEVALPGGCAIGSRPVDLHIRGLEAMGAVIDVEGGYIKAKAPEGGLRGANFFFDTVSVTGTENIMMAAALAKGRSVLQNAAREPEVVDLANFLIAMGAKISGAGTDTITIDGVERLHSATYKVMPDRIETGTYLVAAAVTGGRVKVKDTDPTILEAVLEKLKEAGAEVTCGEDWIEVNMHGKRPKAVNVRTAPYPAFPTDMQAQFISLNAIAEGTGAVIETIFENRFMHVYELHRMGAKIQVEGNTAIVTGTEKLKGAPVMATDLRASASLVISALVAEGDTLIDRIYHIDRGYECIEEKLQMLGAKIRRVPG